GCGCGGCAAAACCGGTGACGCTCGTACGTTCCTCCTGGGGCTGATCGCCGGCGGGCTCCTGCTGGCCGCCGACCTCGGCTGGCCGGGCCTGCTGGTCGCGGTGGCGGTGATCGGCGGATGTACGGGGCCGTTGGTGGCCATGGTCTCGGTCAACCTGCAGCGACTGCTGCCGAGGAGCCGGCGCGCCGCCGGGTTTTCCTTGTCGTTCACCGTACAGGCGTGTGGATTCGGACTCGGTTCGTTGGCGGTCGGCGTGCTGCCCTTGTGGCTCGCTCCGTTGTTCGGTGTGTGCTCCGCACTGATCGCCGCGGTGAGCCTGAGTGGACGGCCGGTTCGCGTCGCGACGGAAGGTGTTGAGCACGGATGAGCGGGCCGATGGAGATGATCGCCTTGCGCAGGGGCCACCGGCTGGCCGTCCGGCGGGCTGGGCACGGGGGCGTACCGCTGCTGCTGGTGCATGGTTTTCCGTGCACCAGCCTGATCTGGTCGCACAACATCGGACCGTTGGCCGCCGCCGGTTTCGACGTCGCCGCACCTGACCTGCGCGGCTATGGCGGCTCGGACTTCGCTCCGGACGGCTTCTATGACCTGGCCGCGTTCAGCACCGACCTGGCCGAGTTGCTCGACGCGCTCGGCTGGAGCCGCGCGGTCGTGGTCGCCCACGATCTCGGCGCGGCCATCACCATGGACTTCGCCAACCGGTTCGCCGAGCGCGTGGACCGCGTCGTGCTGCTGGACGGCACCACACCTGACCTCGCCGATGCGTACGCGGCTGCCGGCATTCCGGCGTCGCCGCCGGTCTCGCCGGTCTTCGACTACCAGGTCAACCAGGGCCTGCATGCGGACGAGTTGCTCGACCAGCTCAACACGCCGCAACGCCGGCGCCGTTATGTCGGCGAGTTCTTCGGCCACCGGCTCTGGTCGCCGGCCGGCGCGTTCAGCGACGCCGACCGGGATCTGCTCACCGCCGCGTACGCGGACGCCGACCGGCTGCGAGTGGCGTTCGCCGACTACGAGGTGGTCATGGGCCAGCGCGCCGTGTCCGCGCCGGCGATCGAGGACCAGCCCGTACGGCAGCCGACGATGATGCTGGTCGGCGCCGACGCGGTGACTCTCGGCAGCCACATCGAGCAGCGATGCGCGATCGCCTATCCGGACCTGGTCGGTCCGTTCTGGGTGAGCGGCGCCGGCCATTTCCTGAGCTGGGAGAAGCCGACGCTGGTCAACCGCGCGGTCCGGTTTTTCTGCGCCGACCTGCTCGGCTGACCTACAGCAGCTTTTTCTGCACTTTTCCCATGGCGTTGCGGGGAAGCGCGTCGAGCACACGCACTCGGCGCGGCCTTTTGTGTATGGACAAATGCGAGGCGACGAAATCGATCAGCGTACGTTCGTCGACGGACTCACGTACGACGACGTACGCGACGATTTCCTCGCCGAGATCGTCGTGCGGCACACCGACGACCGCCGCCTCCGCCACCGCCGGATGCGCGAGCAACGCGTTTTCCACCTCTCCGGCGCCAACGCGATAGCCGCCGGTCTTGATCAGGTCGGTGGACGCACGTCCGACGATCTTGTGCCAGCCGTCCGGCTCGATGGTCGCGACGTCACCGGTGCGAAACCAGCCGTCTTCCGCGAAAGACTCGGCGGTCGCGTCCGGCCGGCCGAGATAACCACCGAAAAGCTGCGGACCGCGCACCTGCAGGTGACCGACCGTCGCGCCGTCGAACGGCCTGCCGGCGTCGTCGACGAGCCGCGTTTCCATGCCGTGCACCGGAAAGCCGACATATCCCGGCCGCCGTTCGCCGGACGCGCGAGCGCTCACCGTGATCAGCGTTTCGGTCATGCCGTACCGCTCGACCGGCGCCTGGCCGGCCAGCGCCGCCAGCCGTTCGAAGACCGGCACCGGAAGCGGAGCGCTGCCGGAGACCAGCAACCGCGCGCCAGACAGAGCGCGCGCCGACGACTCGTCGGCGCAGATCCGCGACCAGACGGTCGGCACGCCGAAATACATCGTGCCGCCGGCCGCCGCGTAGGCCTCCGGCTTCGGCCGTACGGTGTGCACGAGGTTGCCGCCGACCCGCAGCGGACCCAGCACACCGAGCACCAGGCCGTGCACGTGGAACAGGGGCAGTCCGTGCGCCAACGTGTCCGCCGGCGTCCAGTCCCACGCGTCGGCCAGCGCGTCGAGACCGGCCGCCAGCGCGCGATGCGACAGCTGTACGCCCTTCGGCACGCCGGTCGTGCCGCTCGTGTAAAGGATCAGGCCGGTCCGCTCCTCGTCCACGGCCGGCAGTGAGCCGCCCGACCGCGCGGACAGATCGACCGGCACGAGCGGCAGGTCGTCGGTCGTACGCTCCGGAGCCGCCAGCACGAGCGCGGCGCCGGAGTCGTTGAGGATGTGCGCGCGCTCCGCCTTGCCGGAGTCCGGCGGCACCGGCACGACCGGCACGCCGGCACGCAGGCCGGCGACGACGGCGACGATCGTGTGCACGCTCGCGGTGGCGTCGACCGCGACCGCCGGCGCGCCGACGATCCGCTCGGCCAGCGCGTCGGCGGCGGCGCCCAGATCACTGTGTGTCATGGAATCGGCGCCGACTCGTACCACTGCGTCCGGAGCGGAGTAAAGCGACGTTAAGGGCATGCACATCAACGTATCCCGGTCATTTGGTTGCCTGTCACCGTTATGAAATTCGCCTCTCGAGCGCGCTGTGAACCAGCTGAGAGCCACCGGTAGGGTTGGTCACCGTGGCTCGCGATAACGGATTGTACGGAGACGACAGACAGCGGCTCGCCAGGCGAGAAATACTGCGGCTGAGCGCTGCCGGCGCGGTCGCGCTCGGCGCCGCCGCGTGCTCTCCGAGCCAGCCGACCACGACGGCGAGCTCCGCGAAACCGCCAACCCAGGCGCCGAGTCCGACGCCGTCACCGACCCCGTCGCCGACGCCGTCGGACACCGGGCCGACGACGCTGCCGGTGCAGAAAAAGGCCATCCACACACTGAAGGAATACCAGCAGATCGTGCCGGGGACCGATCCGTTCCCGTCCAACGCCGTCGCGCTCACCATCGACGACGGCCCGCACGCGGTCTGGACGCCGAAGATCCTCCGGCTGCTGGAGCAATACGACGTGAAGGCGACCTTCTGTCAGATCGGCCAGAACGCGAAGGGCCACGCCGACCTCTCCAAGGCGATCGCCAGCGAGGGCCACCACATCGCCAACCACACGTACACACATCCGCAGCCGCTGTCGAAGAAGCCGCTCAAGACCATCCACAACGAGCTGGCCACGGCGCAGTCGTACATCGAGAACGCCTCCGGCTACGTGCCGCACCTGTTCCGCTCGCCGGGCGGTGACTGGTCGGCGGCGATCTTCAAGCAGGCCGCCGAGATGGGCCTGCTGTGCATCGACTGGGAGGTCGACCCGAAGGACTGGACGCGGCCTGGTACGGACCTGATCCGGCTGCGGCTGCTCAAGGCCAAACCCGGCGACATCCTGCTCTGCCACGACGGCGGCGGCGATCGGTCGCAGACGTACGCGGCGCTGAGCAAGGTGCTGCCGGTGCTCAAGTCGCGCGGCCTGCAGTTCGTACCGCTGCCCAACCCGAAGTCGGCGGCCGGCTAGTGTCCCGAGTCTGACTCGGGACGCTAGGGGCCCGTCTCCATGTTCCGGGGGATGAGAGGCGTTTGGACTCGGCTATCGCCCCGCGGAATATGGAGACAGGCCCCTAGAGATGCAGGCCGCACTCGGTCTTCTCGCGGCCGGCCCACCGGCCGGAGCGTACGTCCTGGCCGCGCTCCACGCGTTGCGTACAAGGTGCGCAGCCAATGGACGGAAACCCCTGCGCCACCAGCGGATTCACGATCACGTCGCGCTCGGCGACGTACGCGGCCACGTCGTCGGCGGTCCAGCAGGCCAGCGGGTTGACCTTCACCTTGGCCCGCTTGGTGTCCCAGCCGACCACCGGCGAGAGCGCGCGAGACGGCGACTCGTCGCGGCGCAGACCCGCACCCCACGCCAGGTACGGGTCCAGCGCGCTGTTCAGCGGCGCGACCTTCCGCATCGCGCAGCACGCATCGGGATCGCGCGCGTAAAGGCTCTGGCCGTACTTCTCGTTTTGGTCAGCCACCGACAAAGCCGGCTTCACCGTCACGACGTTCACGTTCAGTGTCCGCGCCACCCGGTCGCGGGTCTGCAGGGTTTGGACGAAGTGATAGCCGGTGTCCAGGAACACCACGTCGATCGCGGCCGGAAGCACGTCCGATGCCAGCGTCGCCAGTACGGCGTCACCCATCGACGACGTCACACAAAACTTGCTGCCGAAAGTGGCCCAGGCCCACCGCAACACGTCGTGGGGGAGCGCGCCTTCCAGGTCACGACCCGCGTCGAGCGCCAGCTCGCGCAGGTCATCGGTGCCCAACTCGGCCGTACGCGGCCGTGGCAGAGCGACAGTCATGAGATCTCCTCGGTGGCGGGCCGGTTCGTACCGACGAACCGCAGCTGCCACGTACGCAGGCAGGAATCACAGCGATAGACGTACGGTTGCTCACCTGCGGGCCGGATGTCCTCGTCCCCGCAGTAGGGGCAATAGAACGGCGTCGCGCGCTCGCTCACCTAGACCAGCCAGGCCTCGTCGGCGCGCGCGATGTACGCCGCGAACGTCTCGTCCGGCTCCCGGCGGTCGAGATAGCCGCGCAGGATCCGCTCGCAGTAGTCGGGCAGCTCCTCTGCGGTCACCTTCAGGCCACGGAACTTACGGCCAAACCGCGGATCGGCGCCGAGCTGGCCGCCGAGATGCACCTGGAAACCCTCGACGGATTCCTTCTTGTCGTTACGCACCATCGACCCCTTGAAGCCGATGTCGGCGGTCTGGAATCGCGCGCACGAGTTGGGGCAGCCGTTGACGTTGATGCTCAGCGGCGTGTCGAAGTCCGGCAGCCGGCGTTCCAGCTCCTGATAGAGCCATTCGCCGCGCAGCTTGGTCTCGACTATCGCCAGCTTGCAGAACTCGATGCCGGTGCAGGCCATCGTGCCGCGCCGGAACACGCTCGGTTTCACCTGCAGGCCAAGCGAATCCAGCTCGGTGGTCAGGCCGTCGGTGTCGGTGACGTCCAGGATGACCAGCTTCTGTTGCGCGGTCGCGCGGATCCGGCCGTCGCCGTACGTCTCCGCCAGAGTCGCGACCTTTTCCAGCAGTGTCCCGGAAACCCGGCCGACGCTCGGCGCGAAGCCGACCGCAAACCTGCCGTCGCGTTGTTTGCTGAGGCCGACGTGGTCGCGCTGGGTGGCCGGCAGGTCGGGCTCCGCACCATCCGGCAGGGCATAGCCGAGATATTCCTTCTCCAGCACCTCGCGGAACTTCTCCGCGCCCCAGTCCGAGACCAGAAACTTCAGCCGCGCGTGGTTGCGGGACCGCCGATAGCCGTAGTCGCGGAACACGCTGGTGACGCCGACCCACACCTCGGAAACCTGCTCCGGCCGTACGAAGGTCCCCAGCCGCTGCGCGAAATGCGGGTTGGTCGACAGGCCGCCGCCGACCCACAGGTCATAGCCCGGCTCGCCGTCTTCGTTGACGACGCCGACGAAAGCCACGTCGTTGATCTCGTGATTGGTGCACTGCTCGGCACATCCGGAGATCGACGACTTGTATTTCCTCGGCAGGTTGGAAAACTCCGGGTCACCGATGTAGCGAGCGGACACCTCGCGCACTGCCGGCGAGGCATCCAGCACCTCTTCCTCCAGGACACCGGCGAGCGGACAGCCGAGGATGACGCGCGGCGTGTCACCGCAGGCCTCGGTCGTGCTCAGGCCGACGGCTTCCAACCGGCGCCAGATCTCCGGTACGTTCTCGATCTGGATCCAGTGCAGCTGGATGTTCTGCCGGTCGGTGATGTCCGCGGTGTCCCGGCCAAACTCGGTCGAGATGCCGGCGATGACCCGCAGTTGCTCGCTGGTGAGCGCACCGCCGTCGATGCGTACGCGCAGCATGAAGTAGCGGTCGTCGAGCTCCTCCGGCTCCAGCAGCGCGGTCTTGCCGCCGGGGATGTCCGGCGCGCGCTGCGTGTAGAGGCCATACCAGCGGAAACGTCCCCGCAGGTCGGCCGGGTCGATGGAGTCGAAGCCGTTGCGCGCGTAGATCTTCTCGATCCGCTCGCGCACGTTGAGCGGGTTGTTGTCCCGCTTGCTGCGCTCGTTCGGGTTCAGCGGCTCGCGGTAACCCAGAGCCCACTGGCCCTGGCCGCGGGTGGTGCGGGCCATGGAAGTCCCTCTTGGAGGTCGACGGCGTACGACAGGCGCGGGTCACCCGCGCGAAAATGCGTCGGAAACTCAGCGTGCGAAGAAGCTGGTTACGCCGGACAGACCGCGCTGAGCACGCGCTGCAGGTCGATGTGCAGGCGTGCGGTCAGGAAGGCTCCTGGCGACGGCATACCCACCAGCATGCCACAGCTTGCTCGGTTACGGAGATAACTGTGGTGCGGCCCGCTCGGTTAGGGTCGCCTCAGTCTCAGTATCTGGTCTGCAGCCGGATGGTCAGCCAGCCGACCAACGCCGACACCAGTCCGCCGGCGACGATCATCAGACCGAGCGCCTGGATCAACCCGATCAGGTCCCAGGTCGGGATGACCCCGTTGATGCCGTTGACGCCGAACAGGTTGTCCACCAGGAAAAACTTCGAGCCGAGCAGCACCAGCCAGCCGAGCACCGCGCCGATCGTGCCGGCGACCGTCGCGAACAGCACAAACGGCAACTGCACGAAGAAATGCGATGCGCCGACCAGCCGCATGACGGCCACCTCGCGGCGGCGGCTGTACGCGGCGACCTGGATCATGTTGGTGATCAGCAGCACCGCGGCGATCGCCTCGACGATCGCGATCGCGGTCGCGCCGAGGCGCAACGTACCGAAAGTGTCGAAAATGTTCTGGATCAGCCGCCGCTGGTCGACGATCTGGTCGACGCCTGGCCGGCTCGCGTACGAGCCGAGCGCGGTCACGAACAACGTCGGGTCCTTCAGCTTCACCCGGAACGACGCCGGCAGCTGCGTGGGCGTGACCTGAGCCAGCAGGTCGGGGGAGTCCCTGAAGTTCTCCCGGAACTCGGCGTACGCCGCCTCCTTGCTCTGGTAGGCGACGCTGACCACCAACGGGTTGCCTTTCAGGCTCGCCTGCAGCTGGTTGCGCTGGTCGTCGGTGATGCCGTCCTTCAGGAAGATCGACACGCCGACCCGGCTGGCGTAGTAGTCCTGCATCTCGCCGACCTGGCGAAAGATCAGGAAGCTGGCGCCGAGCAGGGCCAGCGAGATCGCCGCGGTGAGGATCATCGCCATCGTCATCGCGATGTTGCGGCGCAGGTCGGCGGCGACCTCGGACAAGACGAACCTGGAGCGCATGCCGGTAACCTATACCCGACACGGTACGTGTTCTCGCGCGCTGGTTTTATCGCTAAATAGGTCGAATGCTGGTGCGGTGGCGTTTCGCCAATGCCTGATATATGTCCGGATTCGTACGGACCCATCCCTCGGCGCCTGGTGTGAGCGGACCGCGTTGCTGGCCAGCTGCGCCGACGAACATCGTCTCCGGCGCGACCATGGTGTTGGGCGGCACCAGTGTGCCGGCCGCGATCAGCGCCCGGTCGCCGATCCTGGCGCCGTCCTGCACGGTCGCGTTGTTACCGATCAACGCCTCGGCGCCGACCACGCAGCCGTGCAGCACGCACATGTGGCCGACGGTCGCACCGGGGCCGACCTCGGTCGCCTCGAAGCCGCCGTGCAGCACCGAGTTGTCCTGTACGTTGGCGCCGGCTCTGATCACGATCGGACCGAAGTCGGCGCGCAGCACCGCGCCGTACCAGACCGAGGCGTTGGCTTCCACGGTCACGTCGCCGACCAGGGTGGCGGTCGGTGCGATCCAGGCGTCGGCGTGCACCCTCGGCTCGGCGCCTTCGAACGAGTAGAGCGGCATGTCACGGCACTCTAGATCGTCCGTTTACGGTCAGCAGTGCGAGCCGGTCACCGGGGTGAGAGCCACGTCGTCCAGTTGCAGCCAGGTGTCGCCGTTGGCCCACAGGCCGCCGTAGACCTGCAGCTGTGTCTGGCTGCCGGAGTTGACCGTCACCGACAGCTGCGTATATCCCGGCAGGTTGCCAAACTTCTTCTCGCTGACGACCGTGCCGCCGGTCGTACGCGCGCCGAAATAGCCGTCGGTGTTGTTGGCGGACGTGCGTATCCAGCCGGTCAGTTTGTACGTCGTGTTCGGCTTCACCGAGACCGTCTGCTCCAGGTTGTTCCAGCCGGAGCTGCTGCGGACGAAGCCGTTGTTGGCGCCGGAATGCGACAGTCCGGCGCCGCGGTCGACGCCGCCGCCCTTCCACGGAATGGCCGTCGTGTTGCTGGTCTGGCCTTCGAAACCCGGATCGGTGAGCAGGTTGGCCGGCGACTTGTCCGTGCTGAGCTTGGTGTGCATCAGGAAGACGTTGTACGGATTCCATTGCGACATCGTGAAATACAGGTCGGGGCCGGACGACCACGGATGCATGAAGCCGCCGTAGAGCGCCGGATAGTCCGACGATTTCACGATCGTACGCGCGCCGCTCCATGGACCGGTCGGTTCCGGAGCCTCGCGCAGGATGATCAGGCCGCGCGAGTCGATCAGGTACATCATCAGCCAGCTGTGGGTAAACGTGTTGTACTGCACCGAAAGCTCGCCGGCCGGTCCGGTGACGATCGGTGCGGCCTGTGTGTCCGAGCCGGTTTTCCAGGCGGTGCCGGTCCAGTACTGGTAGGCGGCCGGTGTCAGCACGCTGTTTTCCGGCACCCGCGCCAGATGGACGTCGCCGAGCCGGCCGCTCGGCGTGCCGAACATGTAGACGTAGCCGTCCTTGTGGACGTACGCGTTCATCTGGAAGGGGTCGGTGAAGTTGGCGTTGTTCGGCCAACGCGCGGTGGTCGGCTGAGTCCAGGTCTGGCCGTTGTCGTCGGAGTAGGCGACGCCGGCGTAATTGGTGTCCCAGCTGCCGGCCTGGCCCCAGTGGCGTACCGACATGTAGGAGATGTACGCGCGGTTTCCGACGCTGACGCCGGCGGTCGGGATGGTGGTGACCTCGCCGCCGGCGTCGTTGCCGTCCTTGCGGCAGGGGAGAAGTTGCTTGGCGTGTCCCGGACGGTCGGTGACCATGTCGGTGAACGTCATGCCGTCGGCGAGGTCGTGGTCGTTGCTGCGGGCCAGTGCGTTGCAGCGCCAGTCGAGCGTGGCCGGATCGCCGACACCCGCGCCGGGACCGGTCCAGCCGGGGCCGTAGCTGTCGCCGAAGGCGGTCAGCACCTGGCCGCGGTTGTTGTCCCAGACGATGCCGAGGTCGGTCGCCTTGAACTCATAGCGCGTGTCGGTCTGGTTGATCGAGCCGGGACCGGTGAGTTTCGCGACGAGAGTGGCCAAAGACGGATCGGTGGCGGCCTGCGCCGGTGCCGCCAGCGTGACGGTGAGTACGCCGGCGGCGGCCGCCGCGAGAATTCTCCGCATCTGCACCCCATACCTGCCGGAAAACGATTTCCGCCACCGTAGGTGAGGTTTTGGCCGCTGTCAACGAAGGTTTTACAGATCGGCCACAACGGGAATGACGCGCTCGCCGATCCGCTCGACGATGTCGGTGCGGTGTGCCGGCGTGGTCGCCAGGTGGACGGCGTCGATGCCCAGCTTTGCGAATTCCGCAAATGTTTCGGTGAGTTTGTCGAGAGCGGCGTCGTCCGGGTCGTCCGGCACTTGGAAGGCCGTCGTCTTCTGGATCTCGTCGTAGTCACGGCCGACCGCGTCGCAGTGACCGCGCAGCACGTCGAGCTTTCGCGCGAGGTCCGGTCCGGGGAAGATGTTGCAGGCGTCGCCGTACTGCGCGACCAACCGCAGTGTCTTTTTCTCACCAGAGCCGCCGATCAGGATTGGCGGATGCGGTTTTTGCAGCACTTGCGGCGAATTCATCGGCCGCTCGAGCTGGAAGTGCCCTCCGGCGTACGGTTTCTCGTCTCCGCGCCACATCTGCAGTGCGATCTGCAGGGTTTCCTCCAGTTGCTCGAACCGTTCCTTGGTGGTGGGAAACGGCACGCCCAGGCCGCGGCTCTCCTCCTCGTTCCAGCCGGCGCCAATGCCAAGCACCGCCCGGCCGCCGGACAGCACGTCCAGTGTCGTCACGATTTTCACCAGCAGGCCAGGATGGCGATAGTGCACGCCGGTGACCAGGGTGCCAAGCTTGACGCGGTCGGTGACGCCGGCCAGATAGCCGAGGGTGGTGTATCCCTCCAGCATGTCGTTCTCGGCCGGGCCGTTGTAGCGGATCTGGAAGAAGTGGTCCATCACCCACAACGTGTCGAACCCGCCTCGGTCAGCCGCCTTCGCGACCGCCGCCAACTCGTCGCCAAGCTTGGCCGGGCCGGACGGCCAGGTGAAATCCGCGACGGACAGGCCAATCTTCATCATGCTCCTTCGTGACCATAATAGTTATGCCGTACCACTATTATTACGACGGAGTGCCGGGGAAGTCCAGTGCGGGTTTTGTCGTAAACTCTGGTCGTGGAAGCCGACTCCGAGATCGTGGCCCTGGCCACCGCGCTGACCGCGCGCGTCTGGGACCATTATTCGCGCGTGACCGCCAGCCTCGGCCTGTCCGGTCCGGAGTCCAAGGCGCTGAGCGCTCTGGTGCCAGGCAAACAAGTCCCCATGCGCGTCGTCGCCGACCGCATGCACGCCAACCCCTCCAACGTGTCCGTCGTCATCTCACGCTTGGAGAGCCGCGGATTGATCGTCCGCCAGGGTGGTGACGACCGGCGGGTCAAGGGAGTGCAGTTGACGCCGGCAGGGGAGGAGCTGAAAGAGAAGCTGAATGCCGCGTACGCGGAGGGGCATCCGGCGCTTCGGGGGCTTTCCGACAATCAGAAGGTGCTGTTTTTGAAGGTGTTGCGGAGATTGGCTCAGGATTAGTTGGTGGGGGTAGCGGTTTGGCGGGGATGTGGGTTCTGGTGCTGCGTTTGGGGTGGTGCGTTTTCCTGGTTGTCGCGTTTGGGGGTGGTGGCGCCTGCGCGGCGGGCGCTCCTGCGCGGAGGGCGACCTCAAGGGGAGGGGTTTCGCTGTTGGTCCGGTTGGGTGCGGCGGGTGCGGTTTCGTACGTGGTGTGGACGGGGAGTGTGGCTGGGTCGCCGGAGGTGCGGTGGCGTCCCGGTGGGTGGCGAGAAGGTCCACTATGTGGGATGCGCAGACGTGTGGAGCGCTAAATGTCCGGCTTGAGAGGTTCGTGGATGGTGTGAATGTCGAGTTACTAGCGTTGGACGCAAGTAACAAGGCTTTCACGGCTGCGCGACTGCCGGAGGCTGTGACGGGTGTGACTGCTGAGGCTGATAATGCTGCTGTGATCGCTCGGCTGCAACAGATGTCCGTTTTGATGTCTTGTTAAACAAGTATTACGCAGTCAGTCGCCCCAGCACGATCGTTTGGCGTCCACGCCGACGGGTTGCTTCCCACACGTGACCGAGCAAGCCCAGAAAACCCAGCCCCGCACGCAACCGCCACCCGCACCCCCAATGCACACCGATTGGCGTTCCCGCGCCCCCTCCCTTGAGGTCGCCCTCCGCGCAGGAGCGCCCGCCGCGCAGGCGAAAAACCCAACCACCCACCCAACGCAACAACCAGAAAACGCAACCACCTCCCCACCGCAACAAGCAGAGACGCAACCACCTCCTCACCGCAACAAACGGGAAGATGCAACCACCTCCTCAACGCAACAAACGGGCGAACCACCACCTCCCTGACGCACCAAACTGGCCACCCTCAACGCACCAAGCGGGAACCGCCACCTCCCTGACGCACCAAATGGGCCACCCTCAACGCACCAAACGGACGAACCCGCCACCTCCCCAAACGCGCCAAGCGGACGGACCTGTTTCATCTCCTCAACCACCACACCTTCACCACCCACCGCAACCGACCCGTACGCCCCGCCCATCACCGACAAACTCGCTGGTCAGACAACAGGCGGGGCCGGCGTTGACGTTCTGTCGTACCCGGGGTTTACTGTAATCAGGTGTTCGAACGAGTGTTCGAAGAGTGGATCGCCGGAGCACGGCCGTGGGGAAGCGGCGGTGGTCCGGAGGTCGTGACCGCTGTGCCTTCCTCCGCAGCTGACCGGGACGGACGCGTCCGCTTGGGCGGGTCCGTGCGTTTGCCGTGCCGATGTGAGGAGGGGAGGACGGTGTCTCACACCGTTACTGCCATGCGCCATGAGCCGACTGAGTCCCAGGACACCCCGGAGCAGTTCGAATACCGGGGCCAACTGTACGTGGTCAGTGAGGTGCTGGAGCACGAGCAGTCCACCGGCGACCTCGGCCACATCGAGAGCTGGCGGGCCCGCGCGATCCCGATCCAGCTGTCCGCGGCGCGCGTGTTCCGGCTGCAGTTCAACTGGTGGGACGGCAGCTGGTCGATCGATCCGGAGGAGGAACGGTGAGCACCAACCGGTCCAACGGCATGCGGCCGCACCGCGAGCCGGCGCTGATCGCCAGCAGCCTGCTTCCGCAGCGGTCTCCGGAGGCCCTGCTGGCGTTGGCCAGGCGCGGCCTGGTGGAGGCGGCGGAGACGACCGCGCCGGGGTTGCGTTATGCAACCGCACATTTGGCGGCGCTGCGTGCGGCGGCCGCGGT
The nucleotide sequence above comes from Fodinicola acaciae. Encoded proteins:
- the ftsX gene encoding permease-like cell division protein FtsX; translation: MRSRFVLSEVAADLRRNIAMTMAMILTAAISLALLGASFLIFRQVGEMQDYYASRVGVSIFLKDGITDDQRNQLQASLKGNPLVVSVAYQSKEAAYAEFRENFRDSPDLLAQVTPTQLPASFRVKLKDPTLFVTALGSYASRPGVDQIVDQRRLIQNIFDTFGTLRLGATAIAIVEAIAAVLLITNMIQVAAYSRRREVAVMRLVGASHFFVQLPFVLFATVAGTIGAVLGWLVLLGSKFFLVDNLFGVNGINGVIPTWDLIGLIQALGLMIVAGGLVSALVGWLTIRLQTRY
- a CDS encoding polysaccharide deacetylase family protein, whose protein sequence is MARDNGLYGDDRQRLARREILRLSAAGAVALGAAACSPSQPTTTASSAKPPTQAPSPTPSPTPSPTPSDTGPTTLPVQKKAIHTLKEYQQIVPGTDPFPSNAVALTIDDGPHAVWTPKILRLLEQYDVKATFCQIGQNAKGHADLSKAIASEGHHIANHTYTHPQPLSKKPLKTIHNELATAQSYIENASGYVPHLFRSPGGDWSAAIFKQAAEMGLLCIDWEVDPKDWTRPGTDLIRLRLLKAKPGDILLCHDGGGDRSQTYAALSKVLPVLKSRGLQFVPLPNPKSAAG
- a CDS encoding Insertion element protein; translated protein: MSERATPFYCPYCGDEDIRPAGEQPYVYRCDSCLRTWQLRFVGTNRPATEEIS
- a CDS encoding phosphoadenylyl-sulfate reductase translates to MTVALPRPRTAELGTDDLRELALDAGRDLEGALPHDVLRWAWATFGSKFCVTSSMGDAVLATLASDVLPAAIDVVFLDTGYHFVQTLQTRDRVARTLNVNVVTVKPALSVADQNEKYGQSLYARDPDACCAMRKVAPLNSALDPYLAWGAGLRRDESPSRALSPVVGWDTKRAKVKVNPLACWTADDVAAYVAERDVIVNPLVAQGFPSIGCAPCTQRVERGQDVRSGRWAGREKTECGLHL
- a CDS encoding putative leader peptide, translated to MLVGMPSPGAFLTARLHIDLQRVLSAVCPA
- a CDS encoding gamma carbonic anhydrase family protein — translated: MPLYSFEGAEPRVHADAWIAPTATLVGDVTVEANASVWYGAVLRADFGPIVIRAGANVQDNSVLHGGFEATEVGPGATVGHMCVLHGCVVGAEALIGNNATVQDGARIGDRALIAAGTLVPPNTMVAPETMFVGAAGQQRGPLTPGAEGWVRTNPDIYQALAKRHRTSIRPI
- a CDS encoding nitrite/sulfite reductase, translating into MARTTRGQGQWALGYREPLNPNERSKRDNNPLNVRERIEKIYARNGFDSIDPADLRGRFRWYGLYTQRAPDIPGGKTALLEPEELDDRYFMLRVRIDGGALTSEQLRVIAGISTEFGRDTADITDRQNIQLHWIQIENVPEIWRRLEAVGLSTTEACGDTPRVILGCPLAGVLEEEVLDASPAVREVSARYIGDPEFSNLPRKYKSSISGCAEQCTNHEINDVAFVGVVNEDGEPGYDLWVGGGLSTNPHFAQRLGTFVRPEQVSEVWVGVTSVFRDYGYRRSRNHARLKFLVSDWGAEKFREVLEKEYLGYALPDGAEPDLPATQRDHVGLSKQRDGRFAVGFAPSVGRVSGTLLEKVATLAETYGDGRIRATAQQKLVILDVTDTDGLTTELDSLGLQVKPSVFRRGTMACTGIEFCKLAIVETKLRGEWLYQELERRLPDFDTPLSINVNGCPNSCARFQTADIGFKGSMVRNDKKESVEGFQVHLGGQLGADPRFGRKFRGLKVTAEELPDYCERILRGYLDRREPDETFAAYIARADEAWLV
- a CDS encoding acyl-CoA synthetase — protein: MCMPLTSLYSAPDAVVRVGADSMTHSDLGAAADALAERIVGAPAVAVDATASVHTIVAVVAGLRAGVPVVPVPPDSGKAERAHILNDSGAALVLAAPERTTDDLPLVPVDLSARSGGSLPAVDEERTGLILYTSGTTGVPKGVQLSHRALAAGLDALADAWDWTPADTLAHGLPLFHVHGLVLGVLGPLRVGGNLVHTVRPKPEAYAAAGGTMYFGVPTVWSRICADESSARALSGARLLVSGSAPLPVPVFERLAALAGQAPVERYGMTETLITVSARASGERRPGYVGFPVHGMETRLVDDAGRPFDGATVGHLQVRGPQLFGGYLGRPDATAESFAEDGWFRTGDVATIEPDGWHKIVGRASTDLIKTGGYRVGAGEVENALLAHPAVAEAAVVGVPHDDLGEEIVAYVVVRESVDERTLIDFVASHLSIHKRPRRVRVLDALPRNAMGKVQKKLL
- a CDS encoding alpha/beta hydrolase, with protein sequence MSGPMEMIALRRGHRLAVRRAGHGGVPLLLVHGFPCTSLIWSHNIGPLAAAGFDVAAPDLRGYGGSDFAPDGFYDLAAFSTDLAELLDALGWSRAVVVAHDLGAAITMDFANRFAERVDRVVLLDGTTPDLADAYAAAGIPASPPVSPVFDYQVNQGLHADELLDQLNTPQRRRRYVGEFFGHRLWSPAGAFSDADRDLLTAAYADADRLRVAFADYEVVMGQRAVSAPAIEDQPVRQPTMMLVGADAVTLGSHIEQRCAIAYPDLVGPFWVSGAGHFLSWEKPTLVNRAVRFFCADLLG